Proteins from one Bacteroides mediterraneensis genomic window:
- a CDS encoding DUF4112 domain-containing protein has product MEHTKRHIKRMQWETDPLYRLIRTIKNVMDRYFLDPLIGLLFPTAGDIFSSVMMLPFLAVSLFRIKSIPLTLAIVYNMLTDMLLGIIPLWIGDLLDIFSRSYTKNFRLIVGFVEGDQEIIREVNRKAVLTAVGILLLCVLIYWLAKAVVYLSMELWGWIQGLF; this is encoded by the coding sequence ATGGAGCATACGAAACGACATATAAAGCGCATGCAGTGGGAAACCGACCCGCTCTACCGACTGATCAGGACTATCAAGAACGTGATGGACCGGTATTTTCTGGACCCTCTCATCGGCCTGCTTTTCCCGACGGCAGGCGACATCTTCTCGTCTGTCATGATGCTGCCTTTTCTCGCCGTGTCCCTGTTCAGAATCAAGTCCATCCCCCTCACCCTGGCCATCGTCTACAACATGCTGACGGACATGCTGCTGGGCATCATTCCGCTCTGGATTGGCGACTTGCTGGACATTTTCAGCCGCTCGTACACCAAGAACTTCCGGCTGATTGTGGGCTTCGTGGAGGGCGACCAGGAAATCATCCGGGAGGTGAACCGCAAGGCTGTACTCACCGCCGTGGGCATCCTGCTGCTGTGCGTGCTCATCTATTGGCTTGCCAAGGCGGTGGTCTATCTCAGTATGGAGCTGTGGGGATGGATACAGGGACTGTTTTAA